In the Rhizobium sp. CB3090 genome, one interval contains:
- the serS gene encoding serine--tRNA ligase has protein sequence MLDIKWIRENAEALDAALAKRGAEPLSQSLIALDEKRRSVIQSVQDMQSRRNAASKEIGAAMAQKNTELAEKLKAEVAEIKTSLPAAEEEERVLTAELHDVLSRIPNIPLDDVPVGKDEHDNVVKHTWGSKPTWNHKPKEHFEIGEELGYMDFERAAKLSGSRFTVLTSQLARLERALGQFMLDLHTTEHGYTEVSAPLMVRDETMFGTGQLPKFAEDSFRTTDGRWLIPTAEVSLTNLVSGEILDQEKLPLRFTALTPSFRSEAGSAGRDTRGMLRQHQFWKCELVSITDAESSIAEHERMTACAEEVLKRLGLHYRVMTLSTGDMGFGARKTYDLEVWLPGQDTYREISSCSVCGDFQARRMNARYRGKDDKATKFVHTLNGSGTAVGRCLIAVVENYLNEDGSVTVPDALLPYMGGLKRIERAA, from the coding sequence ATGCTTGATATCAAATGGATTCGCGAGAATGCCGAGGCTTTGGATGCAGCGCTTGCCAAGCGCGGAGCCGAGCCTTTGTCGCAAAGCCTCATTGCGCTCGACGAGAAGCGCCGCTCCGTCATCCAGTCCGTCCAGGATATGCAGTCTCGCCGCAACGCCGCTTCGAAAGAAATCGGCGCGGCCATGGCGCAGAAGAACACCGAGCTTGCCGAGAAGCTGAAGGCAGAAGTCGCCGAGATCAAGACGTCGCTGCCGGCGGCGGAAGAGGAAGAGCGCGTGCTGACGGCCGAACTCCATGATGTTCTGTCGCGCATTCCCAATATCCCTCTGGATGACGTGCCGGTCGGCAAGGACGAACACGACAATGTCGTCAAGCATACCTGGGGCTCCAAGCCGACGTGGAATCATAAGCCGAAAGAACACTTCGAGATCGGCGAAGAGCTCGGCTACATGGATTTCGAACGTGCCGCCAAGCTCTCCGGCTCGCGCTTCACCGTGCTGACCTCTCAGCTTGCGCGCCTGGAACGGGCGCTCGGCCAGTTCATGCTGGATCTTCACACCACTGAGCATGGCTATACCGAAGTCAGCGCACCACTGATGGTACGCGACGAAACCATGTTCGGCACCGGCCAGCTACCGAAATTTGCCGAGGATTCCTTCAGGACCACGGATGGTCGCTGGCTGATCCCGACGGCGGAGGTTTCGCTGACCAATCTCGTTTCCGGCGAGATCCTTGATCAAGAGAAGCTGCCGCTGCGTTTCACGGCCCTGACGCCATCCTTCCGCTCGGAAGCAGGCTCGGCCGGCCGCGACACGCGCGGCATGCTGCGCCAGCACCAGTTCTGGAAATGCGAACTCGTCTCCATCACCGATGCCGAAAGCTCGATTGCCGAACACGAGCGCATGACCGCCTGCGCTGAAGAAGTGCTGAAGCGTCTCGGTCTGCATTACCGTGTCATGACGCTGTCGACCGGCGACATGGGTTTCGGTGCCCGCAAGACCTATGATCTCGAAGTCTGGCTGCCGGGGCAGGATACCTATCGCGAGATTTCCTCCTGCTCGGTCTGCGGCGATTTCCAGGCGCGGCGCATGAACGCCCGCTATCGCGGCAAGGACGACAAGGCGACGAAATTCGTGCACACGCTGAACGGTTCCGGCACCGCTGTCGGCCGATGCCTGATCGCCGTCGTCGAGAATTATCTTAATGAGGATGGTTCAGTCACTGTTCCGGACGCACTGCTGCCATATATGGGTGGTCTGAAGAGAATCGAGCGCGCAGCCTGA
- the surE gene encoding 5'/3'-nucleotidase SurE, translating to MRILLTNDDGIHAEGLAVLERIARTMSDDVWIVAPETDQSGLAHSLSLSEPLRLRKVSDKHYALRGTPTDCVIMGIRQVMDIKPDLVLSGVNSGSNVADDVTYSGTIAGAIEGTLQGVRSFALSQAYVHENGTRVVPWEVVEAHAPALLGKLIDIDLPDSTFLNLNFPNCRPDEVAGTEVTAQGNLAFNLQVEERADGRGFPYYWLRFGERSGIFRPGTDIHALKQNRISVTPLKLDLTDYSAQDRVARALGYGVAD from the coding sequence ATGCGGATACTTTTGACCAATGACGACGGCATTCATGCCGAAGGACTGGCCGTGTTGGAGCGCATCGCCCGCACCATGTCCGATGACGTCTGGATCGTTGCGCCGGAGACGGATCAAAGTGGCCTTGCCCATTCGCTGAGCCTTTCCGAACCTCTGCGTTTGCGCAAAGTCTCCGACAAGCATTATGCGCTGCGTGGCACGCCGACGGATTGCGTCATCATGGGCATCCGCCAGGTTATGGACATCAAACCGGACCTGGTGCTCTCGGGCGTCAATTCCGGCTCCAACGTCGCTGATGACGTCACCTATTCGGGCACGATTGCTGGTGCCATCGAAGGTACGCTGCAGGGAGTGCGCTCCTTCGCGCTGAGCCAGGCCTATGTGCACGAGAATGGGACACGCGTCGTTCCCTGGGAGGTGGTCGAGGCCCATGCGCCGGCGCTCCTCGGCAAGCTTATCGATATCGATCTGCCCGATAGCACCTTTCTCAACCTGAACTTCCCGAACTGCCGGCCCGACGAAGTTGCGGGCACGGAAGTTACCGCACAGGGCAATCTTGCCTTCAATCTTCAGGTCGAGGAACGGGCAGACGGCCGTGGTTTCCCCTATTACTGGTTGCGCTTCGGTGAGCGCAGCGGCATCTTTCGGCCCGGCACCGATATCCACGCCTTGAAACAAAATCGTATTTCGGTAACTCCTTTGAAACTCGATTTGACGGATTATTCAGCGCAAGACCGCGTGGCGCGGGCGCTCGGGTACGGAGTAGCGGATTGA
- a CDS encoding protein-L-isoaspartate(D-aspartate) O-methyltransferase, with protein sequence MTARLLEKEGFAAVVLRLRAEGILDIDLMTAVEQTPRLPFVPPQFADDAYSSRTIPIECGAFMEGIDLVVRILHSLKVKPGHRVLEVGTGSGFTAAVMGRIVERVLTVDRYKTLTTAAQQCMDTLGLRNVIIRQADGSVGMPGEGTFDRILVTAAFTTMPRFFAEQLVSGGSMIAPLILSDNVCRMVRLTKTGSRFEREELFDVPYQPIVPMLASYL encoded by the coding sequence TTGACAGCTCGTTTGCTCGAGAAGGAAGGCTTTGCAGCCGTTGTGCTGCGGCTGCGAGCCGAAGGCATTTTGGACATCGATCTGATGACGGCCGTCGAACAGACGCCGCGCCTTCCCTTTGTGCCGCCGCAATTTGCCGATGATGCCTATTCCAGCCGAACGATTCCGATCGAATGCGGTGCCTTTATGGAAGGCATCGATCTTGTCGTCCGCATTCTGCATAGCCTGAAGGTCAAGCCCGGCCATCGCGTTCTCGAGGTTGGAACCGGCAGCGGCTTCACTGCCGCCGTCATGGGCCGCATCGTCGAGCGGGTGCTGACGGTCGACCGCTACAAGACTTTGACGACGGCAGCGCAGCAGTGCATGGATACGCTCGGCTTGCGCAACGTCATCATCCGCCAGGCTGACGGCAGCGTCGGGATGCCGGGCGAGGGCACTTTTGATCGCATCCTAGTGACCGCGGCCTTCACCACCATGCCACGCTTCTTTGCCGAGCAACTGGTCTCCGGCGGATCGATGATTGCGCCGCTGATACTTTCAGACAATGTTTGCCGTATGGTGCGTCTCACCAAGACCGGCAGCCGCTTCGAGCGCGAGGAACTGTTCGACGTTCCCTATCAGCCGATCGTGCCGATGCTCGCCTCTTATCTTTGA
- a CDS encoding LysM peptidoglycan-binding domain-containing M23 family metallopeptidase, producing the protein MSFSLSSNYGKSAGKVLVAILLASTATACSSDTTRFSGLFAGSPDQVTTGSINRRGLNGPDGDPVPRADLAQGGGYQQQDYSQQNAPVTRPYPNSPARYNPSYSSARVSTAPVAIQRTELAAPTASAAPVRTHVASRGEAEALAQPFPASRGKAAVSRAEPALAPDTMPTGTIKAAPAAASSSGWTAVNAPSVTLRPGENISLLSRRYGVPEKEILRANGLKNSASAQPGQQIIIPTMNGAGAPGPAKMASEATDLSKGGKMPAPVKAPEQDAVVLPSNGQMRGKSQAGLADPGKLAAGNGKGPHPKGDGTYVVKPGDSLARIAKNAGVSVDELKQANHMQQGGGIRIGQTLKLPHGAVAEAESARPDPVKTASIEPQKSAVKSVAVPATEPKQAAAESTVKPAAKTAAAKTAAAEPAAKAASASEAAKPQAVAAATPTQSVGDAAAKADVQADAPEATGIGKYRWPVRGAVIAGYGSNVNGSRNDGIDISVPEGTPIKAAENGVVIYAGNGLKELGNTVLVRHDDGTVTVYGHADALSVARGQKVQRGQTLATSGMSGDVKQPQLHFEVRKNSAPVNPMTFLE; encoded by the coding sequence ATGAGTTTCAGTCTTTCGTCAAACTACGGTAAATCGGCAGGGAAAGTCCTGGTGGCCATTCTCCTGGCGAGCACCGCGACAGCTTGTAGTTCGGACACGACGCGCTTCAGCGGGCTCTTTGCGGGCTCTCCTGATCAGGTGACGACCGGTTCGATCAATCGTCGCGGATTGAACGGGCCGGACGGTGATCCCGTGCCGCGCGCCGACCTTGCTCAGGGCGGCGGCTATCAGCAGCAGGATTATTCCCAACAGAACGCACCGGTCACGCGGCCTTATCCGAATTCTCCGGCCCGTTACAATCCATCCTATTCGAGTGCCCGTGTCTCGACCGCTCCGGTTGCGATCCAGCGTACCGAGCTTGCGGCGCCGACTGCTTCCGCAGCGCCGGTGCGCACGCATGTCGCCTCCAGGGGAGAAGCTGAAGCGCTGGCGCAGCCGTTCCCTGCATCGCGTGGCAAGGCTGCGGTGTCCCGTGCAGAGCCGGCTCTGGCTCCCGATACGATGCCGACCGGCACGATCAAGGCAGCACCCGCTGCTGCATCTTCATCCGGCTGGACAGCAGTCAATGCGCCGAGCGTCACCCTGCGTCCGGGCGAAAATATAAGCCTGCTGTCGCGCCGCTATGGCGTTCCGGAAAAGGAAATCCTGCGCGCCAATGGCCTGAAAAACAGCGCCAGCGCTCAGCCGGGCCAGCAGATCATCATCCCGACCATGAACGGCGCAGGCGCTCCAGGCCCGGCGAAGATGGCTTCGGAAGCGACCGACCTTTCCAAGGGCGGCAAGATGCCGGCACCGGTCAAGGCTCCGGAACAGGACGCCGTCGTACTGCCTTCCAACGGTCAGATGCGCGGCAAGTCGCAGGCCGGCCTCGCCGATCCCGGCAAGCTCGCAGCCGGCAACGGCAAGGGTCCGCATCCGAAGGGCGATGGTACCTATGTCGTCAAGCCGGGTGACTCGCTCGCCAGGATCGCCAAGAATGCCGGCGTTAGCGTCGATGAGCTCAAGCAAGCAAATCACATGCAGCAGGGCGGCGGCATCCGTATCGGCCAGACGCTGAAGCTGCCGCATGGCGCAGTCGCCGAGGCGGAGTCGGCCAGACCCGATCCCGTGAAAACCGCCTCGATCGAGCCGCAGAAGTCCGCCGTCAAGTCGGTTGCCGTACCGGCCACGGAGCCGAAGCAGGCTGCTGCTGAGTCGACCGTAAAGCCGGCTGCCAAAACCGCCGCTGCGAAGACCGCAGCCGCAGAGCCGGCAGCAAAGGCAGCGTCGGCATCCGAAGCCGCCAAGCCACAGGCGGTTGCGGCCGCAACGCCGACCCAGTCCGTCGGAGACGCCGCCGCCAAGGCCGACGTGCAGGCTGACGCACCGGAAGCGACCGGCATCGGCAAATATCGCTGGCCAGTCCGCGGCGCTGTCATTGCCGGCTATGGCTCCAACGTCAACGGTAGCCGCAACGACGGTATCGACATCTCGGTTCCGGAAGGTACGCCGATCAAGGCTGCTGAAAACGGCGTCGTCATCTATGCCGGCAACGGTCTGAAGGAACTCGGAAACACCGTCCTCGTCCGTCACGACGACGGTACGGTCACCGTCTACGGCCATGCCGATGCGCTCAGCGTCGCACGTGGTCAGAAGGTTCAGCGTGGCCAGACGCTCGCCACCTCCGGCATGAGCGGCGACGTCAAGCAGCCGCAGCTTCACTTCGAAGTCCGCAAGAATTCGGCCCCGGTCAACCCAATGACGTTCCTTGAATAG
- a CDS encoding ATP-binding protein produces MTEDQNTLILAEVRRLADALERLAGPAPAINDWSAADCFVWVPAQLYLQPVARPNRVALALIRGVDHVRDILHENTLRFTEGFAANNVLLWGARGMGKSSLVKAVHEDVRRATGVSLKLIEVHREDISSLPVLLDILKAAPHRVIVFCDDLSFDHDDTAYKSLKAALDGGVEGRPDNVLFYATSNRRHLLPRHMMENEQSTAINPSEAVEEKVSLSDRFGLWLGFHKCSQEDYLQMIDGYADYFKLTLDRAQMHHEALEWATTRGARSGRVAWQYIQDLAGRQRIVLERD; encoded by the coding sequence GTGACCGAAGATCAAAACACGCTGATCCTTGCGGAAGTCCGCCGCCTCGCCGACGCGCTTGAACGCCTCGCCGGCCCGGCGCCGGCCATTAACGACTGGAGCGCCGCCGATTGCTTCGTCTGGGTGCCTGCCCAGCTCTATCTGCAGCCCGTCGCCAGGCCAAACCGCGTGGCGCTGGCGCTCATCCGCGGGGTCGACCATGTGCGCGACATTCTGCACGAGAATACGCTGCGCTTCACTGAAGGCTTCGCTGCCAACAACGTATTGCTCTGGGGCGCGCGCGGTATGGGCAAGTCGTCGCTCGTCAAGGCGGTGCACGAGGATGTGCGCCGCGCCACCGGCGTCTCGCTGAAGCTCATCGAAGTGCATCGCGAGGATATCTCCTCATTGCCGGTGCTGCTCGATATCCTGAAAGCTGCGCCACATCGCGTCATCGTCTTCTGCGACGACCTTTCCTTCGATCACGACGATACGGCCTACAAGTCACTGAAGGCGGCGTTGGACGGCGGTGTCGAAGGTCGGCCCGACAATGTGCTGTTCTACGCCACATCGAACCGCCGCCACCTGCTGCCGCGGCATATGATGGAAAACGAGCAATCGACGGCAATCAACCCTTCGGAAGCCGTCGAGGAAAAGGTATCGCTCTCAGACCGCTTCGGCCTCTGGCTCGGCTTCCACAAGTGCAGTCAGGAAGATTATCTGCAGATGATCGACGGCTATGCCGATTACTTCAAACTCACCCTCGACCGTGCCCAGATGCATCACGAGGCGCTGGAATGGGCAACGACACGCGGCGCCCGCTCCGGGCGTGTGGCGTGGCAATATATCCAGGATCTCGCCGGGCGGCAGCGGATCGTGCTGGAGCGGGATTGA
- the yajC gene encoding preprotein translocase subunit YajC has protein sequence MFITNAYAQSATDSAASAFGGSGFEMIILFVPLMVVWYFLLIRPQRAQAKKREEVLKNIRRGDQIVTSGIVGKVTKVVDDKELEVEIAEGVRIRVVRSAISEVRVKGEPVKADAA, from the coding sequence ATGTTTATCACCAACGCATATGCGCAGAGCGCGACAGATTCAGCCGCAAGCGCTTTTGGCGGTTCCGGCTTTGAAATGATCATCCTGTTTGTGCCGCTGATGGTGGTCTGGTATTTCCTTCTTATCCGCCCGCAACGCGCGCAGGCGAAGAAGCGTGAGGAAGTCCTGAAGAATATCCGCCGCGGCGACCAAATCGTCACGAGCGGCATCGTCGGCAAGGTCACCAAGGTCGTCGACGACAAGGAACTGGAAGTCGAAATCGCTGAAGGCGTCCGTATCCGCGTCGTCCGCAGCGCTATTTCGGAAGTCCGCGTGAAGGGCGAGCCGGTCAAGGCTGACGCGGCGTAA
- the tatC gene encoding twin-arginine translocase subunit TatC: protein MTGDIDDKPQPLIEHLMELRTRLIWSLVAFFIAFIGCFAFAKHLFNYLVYPYKWAVVWAHLDISKAELIYTAPQEFFFTQVKVAMFGALVIAFPIIAAQIYKFVAPGLYKNERAAFLPFLIASPILFLMGAALVYFFFCPMVMWFFLKMQQTPADGQVGIALLPKVSEYLSLIMTLVFSFGLVFQLPVITTLLARVGLLTSQWLAEKRKFAIVFAFIVAAVLTPPDPMSQIGLALPTILLYEISIYAARLVERQRARQALEESGERSDVAKTDSV from the coding sequence ATGACGGGTGACATCGACGATAAGCCGCAGCCGCTTATCGAACACCTCATGGAATTGCGCACACGGTTGATCTGGTCGCTGGTGGCGTTTTTCATTGCCTTCATCGGCTGCTTCGCCTTTGCAAAGCATCTCTTCAACTATCTGGTATACCCTTACAAATGGGCAGTCGTCTGGGCCCACCTCGATATCTCCAAAGCCGAGCTGATCTACACTGCGCCGCAGGAGTTCTTCTTCACGCAGGTAAAGGTCGCGATGTTCGGTGCGTTGGTCATCGCATTCCCGATCATCGCTGCACAGATCTATAAGTTCGTCGCGCCCGGCCTCTATAAGAACGAGCGCGCTGCCTTCCTGCCCTTCCTGATTGCGTCGCCGATCCTGTTCTTGATGGGGGCCGCGCTCGTCTACTTCTTCTTCTGCCCCATGGTCATGTGGTTCTTCCTGAAGATGCAGCAGACGCCGGCCGACGGTCAGGTCGGCATCGCATTACTGCCGAAGGTCTCGGAATATCTGAGCCTGATCATGACTTTGGTCTTTTCGTTCGGTCTCGTTTTCCAGCTCCCGGTCATCACCACGCTGCTTGCACGCGTCGGCCTGCTGACCTCGCAGTGGTTGGCGGAAAAGCGCAAGTTCGCAATCGTCTTCGCCTTCATCGTCGCCGCGGTGCTGACGCCGCCGGACCCGATGTCCCAGATCGGCCTTGCACTGCCGACGATCCTTCTCTACGAGATTTCCATCTACGCGGCGCGACTCGTGGAACGCCAGCGTGCCCGGCAAGCGCTCGAGGAGAGTGGCGAAAGGTCCGATGTCGCCAAGACGGATAGTGTCTAA